The sequence below is a genomic window from Mycobacterium sp. ITM-2016-00316.
TCCTCCAGCTCGCAGCCGTTGTAGCACAACACATCACCGTCGAAAGCTCCGTCGGCCCGCAGGCCGGCCAGTCCCCGTACGAGCTGCTGCAGTGCCGCCGGCTGATCGCTGGGCTCACCACCGGTGATGGTCACCCCGTCCAACCCGCCTGGGCGCCCGCACAGGTGGCCGATCCAGTGCACGATGTCCTCGACCGCGTGCGCACTGCCGCCTTCGGCCGGCCACGTGTCACGGGACACGCAGCCCGGACACGCAAAGGTGCAGCCCTGCATCCAGATTCCGGCTCTGCGGCCGGGCCCGAGTGCAGTGACCGGATAGTGTGTGCGCGACAGCTGAATCTTCATCGCAGCTCGATCTCCCAATTCTGACCGACCTGGTGGGCTTCCGTGATCTCGATACGCTCTCCGACCGCAGGAGCACGGTGGAACAAAGCCCGCGAAAGCGGGTTGATCAGGATCGTCTCGATCGCCGAGACGACACCCCGCGCACCGTTGTTGCTGTCCGACGTCGCCGCCGAACGGACATCCGCCAACGCCGTGTCTGAGATGGACAGCAGAGCGCGGCCTCGCTCGGAGGCCCCTGCCAACGCCCTGGATATCGCCGAGTCGGCGATATCGGCCAACACCTCGGGGGTCAGGAACTGGAAGACCACGATCGCCTCACGCAGGCGGTTGTACAACTCGGGCCGACCCAACTGCTCGCGGAAGAACAACTCGATGTGCTGGCGCACCTTTCGATCCATCTCGGCGGGTGAATCGGCCGCGGTGACATTGTGAACCGGCTGACCGTCCGCGCCCGGGACGATGATGCCGAGATTGGTGGTGAACACGATGATCGACTCCGTGAAATACACGGTGCCACCGCGACCATCGGTGAGACGGCCATCGTCGAGGATCTGCAAGAACTTGTCCAGGATCCTCGGGTGCGCTTTTTCGATCTCGTCGAACAGGATCACCTGGAACGGCCGGGCCCGCACACCGTTGGTCAGTTCGCCACCGGCGTTGTAGCCGATGTAGCCGGGCGGCGCGCCGATCAACCGGGCCTCGTTCTGTTCGGCGGCGAACTCGCTCATATCGAAACGCAGGTAGGCGCTGTCGTCACCGAACACGATCCCGGCGATGGCCTTTGCCAGTTCAGTCTTACCGACCCCGGTTGGCCCGGCGAAGAACAGCGCTCCCCGCGGCCGGGTGGATCGACCGCGCAACTGTGCGCCGCCGAGGCCGACAACAGCACGCTTGAGCAGGTCAAGGGACCGGATAACGGCATCCTGCTGCCCCATCACGCGCAGCGGCAGCTCCGCGTCGGCTTCTGATACCCGTTCCCGCAGTTCCGGTTTGGTCCAGGGATTATCCGGTACCCCGACCCGGTAGGTGCGCACCGCATCACCGATATCGGTAGCAGAAATCCCGGTTCCAGCAGCGAGAGCGACGATGTCACGGATCGCCCGGCAGTGCAGACCGTGGGTAAGCTCGGCAAAGGTGGTAACCACTTTGTCGGCATCGAACGGATTAGTGGGAAAATCGGTCATCCTCCGCAGCACTGAACCACACATGTGCATCCGTGCATCGAGATCAGGCATCGGCACCACGGTGGTGCGGATCGTGTGGTTACCGGAACTGAACCAGGCAGGCAGATCGGCGGGTGTATCCACCAGCCACATGATCACCGGATAACTGCCTCCGTAACGGACTGCACCGTAAGCCAACTGGTTCGCAGCCGAGAGGAAGGTGCGTTGGTCCTCAGTGAGTGATTCATCGAACAGTCGGCCGGCATCCGGAAACACCAGCGCCACGGGCGGACCGGGGTCGACTCCCGGCCGCACGGCGACGATGACCTCTAACAGTTGTCGTAGGAGGTCCCACGAGAGCCGCTGTCCCAGTTCGAGTCCAGGAATCGCGGACAGCACTTTTTCGGCAGTCGGATCGACCGTTCCGGTGGCGTCCGGGACGATTGCCAGGCCGGCCGCATGGGTGTAGGTCAGTAGTCCGCAGAATCCCTGCTGGCGCAGCACATGCCACAGCGCGTCCTCGATCCGCATCGACCAGCGGTTGCCGACCGGATCATCGAGCAGATAGACGTCGCGGACGTTCCCGGTGAGAATGAGCTGCGGATGTAGCCGGCAGGCGAGGTCGATCTCGCGCACCCACGATGGGCGCGTGTCAGCTGAAGTCATGGTTGTGAACGCTCCCGCTCGGTCGGCCGGTGACGTCTCGCCGCACCGGAGACGCCGGTCGGAGTGACCTGCTCGGCGGGCACAACCTGGACACTCGTAGCGCCCGGCTCCAGGTGTATGTCGACGTCAAGGGTGACGCCATCGTCGCGGAGCAGCGCAGTCAGTGCCGCGAAGTCGCCGCAGAACCGGCGTTCCGCTTCGGTGTCCTCTTTTCTGCTGGTGAGGGCGGCGTCCGATTTCACTGCTTGGGCAGAGAACCGGTTGACATCCTCCTCCAACCGGACCTTCACCCCATAACCGGCAGTGGGTCCAGCGATAACAGCTGTGCCCCTTGAGCCTTCCAGTTGGGTATCGAACTCCGTGCCGAGTGTATAGCCGAGTTCTTCCAGCGCACCGCGCATGGCTGCGATGACGTGACGGCGGTCGGTGTCAGCGTCAGCATCGGCGATCACGGCATCGACGGCGGTCTGTAGACCCGCTGGTACCGAGGTGGTTTCGGCAGTGACCGCCTCGGATATCCGGCCGCGAAGCGCATCTGCTTGCGCTCCGGTGACATCGGTGATCCGCGCTGCCATCTCTTCGAGGTCGGCCCGGACTTGCGCGACCTGCACCTCGTGCTCCCGTACCGCGCGTCCCGCGCTCAGTATGAGATCCAGCTCGCTGATCAATAGCTCGATCCGGGTCTCCGTCCGAGCGTTGGCGATGTCGGTGATGAGGATCTTCACGCGGTCGGTGTTGTGTTCGAGATCGGCAAGTTCGGTCAGACGTCGCTCGACACGCGCGCGCACACGGATCCGGTCGACTGAAGACTCGGCAAGTGTGTCGTCGATGGCAACACTCCCGCGTTGCACAGGAGACGCCGGTTCCGTAACCACCGAACGTTCTGCCGCCGCCGCGGCAGCGATTCTGGCGATCTGGTCGGCAAATGTCGCCGACGCAAACTGCTCGCGCGCTGAAGATGCCGCGTCGACCGCCGCGCGAGCTGCCACCTCCAGTGCGGACGCTGCGTGCTCGAACTCCGCTGAACCCGCGTCCGCCGCGGGCGCAGCAGGGGCTTGAAGGTCAAAATTCCTGTTGATCATTGAGGATGTCGCAGCGACTCGCGATTGCGCTGCTTGCCAGATGGACCTGGCCCGCGCGTACCGCGCCTTGGCATCTCGCAACAGCCGGGCCTCACGCTGCTGCGCCGACTCGACCCGGTAACAACCGCCTTTCGGCCCGCTCATCTCACCCACCTCGTTTCGATACCAAGCACCACCACAGCCAGAACCACCCATCCGAACGCACCGTGCGACAGCTGTCTATAGGACGGACGGCCGACAGACATCTCATGAACCCGCTCCTAATCGGGCCGCACGCCGGAGCGCCCACTTCGAAATGAACCAGGCGATCATCCAGAACACCAGTACGTACCCCACTAGTACTGCAACCGGCGCCGTCGATACGAGCGATTCGCATCCGACGCCCACTCCGGTACTCACCGTCACGAACTGCAGGCTCCCGAGTGCCAGGCCGCACAACATCATGAACAGGCCCGGAGCCAGTCCAGATAGCCCACCCGCGACGGCAACGGTCAGCACCACCACCACGATCGTGGCGGGCGAGACGCCGATACCGATGGGCCCCGAGATGAGCAATATGACCTCGAGTGCCCCGAACAACGCGAGGCCCGACGGCACATTGCGCAGGCCTCGCAGTGGCGACACCACAAGCCCACCGACCATCGACATGATCCAGAACACCGCCAGAATCAATACAGCGACGATGCGGACCGCCGAAGCCGAGCCTGCGTCGCATCCGGTAGCCGCGAACAGTCTGGTGACGGCGGGCACGGCCGCTGCAAGGCCGAGCACACTGTAGAAAAGTGCGATCCCTAGTTGTCCCGGCCAGCTTCGGCGCAGCACAATCCCGGCGCCGGCCAGAATGCCGATGAATGCACCGGCAGCGAACGAACCGTCACGGTTGCCCCCTGCGGCTGACAGCTCCGTCAGGGCCAGTACAGCAACGAGTCCTTCCAGGAATGCCGAGAAACTGCCGCCGAACATTGTCGAGCTGACGCGTCTCCCCTGGTCGTCGAATATCTCGCCCACACCGACGCGACGACCGAGCATGAAGTAGTAGCTCATCATCAGCACGGCCAGAACCGCGATCAGTCCCGCCGCACTCTGCACGCACGTCTCCATTCCCCCGATCGCCGTGCACCGGCGTCACCCACCGGGCTCGGCAGCCGGAGCCACGGTTGCGGTTCACGCTAGTCGGGGTCCGTGATCCGTGCTGCTCAACGTGGGCAAACGTTGTCCACTCGAATGCGCCCCACCTGGACTAAAGCGCAGCAAGTTTGTTCGCCAGGCTTCGTTTCTTGAGGAACACGCGGTCTGCAGAGCCGATGACCCCACCTTTTGTCTGCCAGGAGGACATCCAGATTTCCGCCCGGGTGCCTCCACTCACGAGGGCTGAAAGATCTACCGAGATCGTCGGATTCTTCAACACCGCCGAACCGACTCCGGGACCACGCGACTGGTAGTTAATGATTCCCCGCCCGTTCACGGGTCGCCAGGTGATCGACCCGAAATGGTCTCGGACAATCTCGGCGACCCGTTCCGGAGGCAGGTCGACGTCGACATCCACTTGCCGCTTTGCTTGCGCCCCGAGCCAGACCGCAACCAACCACAGAACCGCAACCAAAACCAATGCAACGATCAGAATCTCCACGACTCTCCTCCAGAATTCCGTTGCAGCCCAATGTAAAAGCATCGAGTGCGAGCCGGTATCGGACAGGTGGCCGACACTGTGCAGATGGAATGCAGGACGCGATGTACCGCATAACTTCTCGTCCTTCTCACGGCCATTTACCAGAAGCAATGGCCGCTACGGAAAGGCGGTAACGTACTTCGCATCGCTTTGGATCACCGACCGTGACCCGCCAACCCAGAGGACAAAAAGTTCTGATCTCGCCCCAACCGCCTGCTGACACGTCTCACAGGAGAGGTGTACCTACAGGAAGGAAGAGAGTGGAGCAGGACAAGAGAATAGCGTTCGCGGTGGCCCAACTCAAAGGGCGTCTTCATACGGCTGCGGGTGACAAGCGTTGCGGCTGTGGTCAATGCGGGCACTGGGTAGCCCAGGCCGCGCACAGCGCGGGTATCTCACGGCTCACGCTGGGGGCCAACATGCCGCTGGCCGCCAAACTGCAGCCACACCGCCGGCGGACACGCCGTCCGATGGTCAGTCGGATCTGCGAAAACAGCACCATCCGCGCCCGCGGGTCCGACGAGCCGGCAGCGGGTATCGCACTGCTACTCAGCCGTCTGCACGACGACTACTGAGTCGCGACGGGTGGGCCGGGAAACCGGCCCACCCGGTCCGTGTAGGCCAAGCGGCCGATGTCGCCGGTCCGCAAAGACCGGCACCCTGATGGTTACCCAATAACGAAAGGCAATACCGTGATCAAACTCCTTCGTCACCTCCGCGCTACCTGTCCCCGCTGCAACGGCACCGGCGGTGTCAGCGATTTCGGGAACTGGGTGAACTGCTCGGCCTGTCGTGGTACCGGCCAGAAGTAATTCCAAATACCACAGTGCCCGCCTAGCAGATGCTGGGCGGGCATTCATACGTGAAACGACCGAGTTGTCCTTCCTGTAGGCGGCAATCAAGCATCCCGATAGTCGGCTCCCCTTCCGGGCGGGAATACACCATCCCGCAAGGCGCGTACGGCGCTACACACCCCGCCAATGATATCTTGGTTCGTTGCTGAAACTCGTGATCGCCGCTGTAACAGCTAGAGGGGATGCATCTTCTATTCCAAGTCCTTTTCAGCTTGCAGCCGTAGACGAGTTCTACCGATACCTGGTCCGGAGACACTGCCAGCAGCACAGCGTTGTCTCCCCCGGGAATGAGACGAAGTAGCTCCCGGGCGGTTTCAGCGGTGTCGGCACCCAGATCACCGATGTGCACAGCGATGCGCGCCGACACCACCCTGGATACTGAATTCATCACGCCGCTAAGAGTTCCCAGGTTCTTCGCGTGGAATGGATAGCGGACAGACAGTCTCTCTGAAAAGCCTCCTAAAAGGCGGCGCGACTGATGATGTCGAGCAGGAACGTCCGATGATGCCCCAGTTGCTCGCCACTTTCCGCTCGCGCCGCCGCCCACGGTGACTGAGCCGCTCCGCTCCTCCAGACGTGCCCCGCATACCCACAGGATCGGATCGCGCTCCCACTTGTCGTTGAGCACATAGGCACGTCGGGTCGCAGAAGGGCGCGCGGTCGGACCACCAGCAGAGACAAGAACCGGCCG
It includes:
- a CDS encoding 4Fe-4S single cluster domain-containing protein; this translates as MKIQLSRTHYPVTALGPGRRAGIWMQGCTFACPGCVSRDTWPAEGGSAHAVEDIVHWIGHLCGRPGGLDGVTITGGEPSDQPAALQQLVRGLAGLRADGAFDGDVLCYNGCELEEFLDRCPWAADGIDALITGLFRVEQPTDLVWRGSANQRLVALTERGRRVYADHMDRSTANPQMQFTVSGGKVWMIGIPRRGDLRRLELSLRSDGVALEEPSWRP
- a CDS encoding AAA family ATPase; translated protein: MTSADTRPSWVREIDLACRLHPQLILTGNVRDVYLLDDPVGNRWSMRIEDALWHVLRQQGFCGLLTYTHAAGLAIVPDATGTVDPTAEKVLSAIPGLELGQRLSWDLLRQLLEVIVAVRPGVDPGPPVALVFPDAGRLFDESLTEDQRTFLSAANQLAYGAVRYGGSYPVIMWLVDTPADLPAWFSSGNHTIRTTVVPMPDLDARMHMCGSVLRRMTDFPTNPFDADKVVTTFAELTHGLHCRAIRDIVALAAGTGISATDIGDAVRTYRVGVPDNPWTKPELRERVSEADAELPLRVMGQQDAVIRSLDLLKRAVVGLGGAQLRGRSTRPRGALFFAGPTGVGKTELAKAIAGIVFGDDSAYLRFDMSEFAAEQNEARLIGAPPGYIGYNAGGELTNGVRARPFQVILFDEIEKAHPRILDKFLQILDDGRLTDGRGGTVYFTESIIVFTTNLGIIVPGADGQPVHNVTAADSPAEMDRKVRQHIELFFREQLGRPELYNRLREAIVVFQFLTPEVLADIADSAISRALAGASERGRALLSISDTALADVRSAATSDSNNGARGVVSAIETILINPLSRALFHRAPAVGERIEITEAHQVGQNWEIELR
- a CDS encoding DUF5130 family protein is translated as MTVFLIYHNGRSAAVQRMAAYLAQRGVDAWYAPRDIPPGSEWDHEIYTAIRTSEALVVLFDAAADLSKHVKREIDIADKADIPIRWLKLEAVAPEKLGYYLGSLQWIDWLDGGDNALNDLVRSLRRTPPPSAPRVSEEAVRKAIARKARARSVPPTLTVRPVLVSAGGPTARPSATRRAYVLNDKWERDPILWVCGARLEERSGSVTVGGGASGKWRATGASSDVPARHHQSRRLLGGFSERLSVRYPFHAKNLGTLSGVMNSVSRVVSARIAVHIGDLGADTAETARELLRLIPGGDNAVLLAVSPDQVSVELVYGCKLKRTWNRRCIPSSCYSGDHEFQQRTKISLAGCVAPYAPCGMVYSRPEGEPTIGMLDCRLQEGQLGRFTYECPPSIC